A segment of the Triticum urartu cultivar G1812 chromosome 1, Tu2.1, whole genome shotgun sequence genome:
TGAGATGTACAGACAGTTCATTGGGAGTGAAGCAATCTTTTTAAGTTTATGGATTTATGCTAATGACATCAATGCTATGAATGGACAAGCCAAAAAAGATGGGCCACACAAGTATACATTTTCTGACTTGAAAGGGAAACCTATGGCTTTCCAACCTGATGTTGTGATCTCTCATCTTGTATTGCAACCACTGTTCCAGTTGGAAGATGAGTTATCCTAACAGCACTATCAGTCGTATTGACAGACTGGCCTCCGGAGCCACCTGATCTGTAGGTATCAATTCTCAAGTCCTCATTACGCAGTTGGACATCAACCTGCACTTGCAGAAGCCATGTTTAGAACTACTAGTCATGCCACAAATTGCAGGGATGAAAAGAAAGAACTTCAGAAGAAAAAGGCTCTATCAAAATAATGGCTATAGCCAATTCCGACCTCATCAGCTTGAGGAAGAACAGCGACTGATACAGCACTAGTGTGCACACGTCCAGATTTCTCAGTTACTGGAACTCGCTGCCATGAATTGTGTTTAGTCAAATAACTGAAAGGATGAGAAGGCCAATTTGATGGATAACAGAAAAATGGCTTGTTATTAACTTTTCATACCTGAACTCTATGAATGCCACTCTCAAATTTAAGCTTCCCGTATACCCCAGGACCTGAAATGGTCCCACTAGCTTCCTATGTATTGAAGAAAATGCAAGTTAGAACTTCAGAGGGATTCCGTATGTACAAGATGCAAGTTAGAACCTAGCGCCCCCGCGTCGCTCCCGTGTGGGCGACTCGGGCGGAACCTGCAAAACCTAGCCGCCGCCACTAAAAATCCGGCCGTccccctctccgccgccgccggacgacGCCATAACGCAAAGCCGTGAGGCTGACGGCGGCGACGGGGACCTTGCTGCGGCGCATGGCTGCTCTCGGGCACGGCGGAGCTCAGTCCTGAGGTCTCACGCGTCGGTGCTCTGGCTGGCGCTCCGGCACGCCGCGGCCGACCTCGGTGCCCTGCCTTCTGCCTCTGTGTGCACCGGCTGCCTTCCGGTTGTCACCTGCGGCCAGTCGGCGCGCGACGGGCGTCCTTCTCCCTTAGATCCAATCGGGCCTGCGGCTCCCGTCCGATTTGTTGCTGCGCCTCAGATCCAATCGGGCGCGAGAAGCTGGGGCACCCACGGTGCGCGTGGCGGCTGCGGCTGCTCGGTGGCTGGCCTCCTTCCTCGGACATGAAGGCGGCGACGGGGCCATCCCCCTCGGCTTGAGGGCCGCGGTGGGTCTGCGCAGGAGGCTAGGGTTCATCTGCTGCAAGTTGGGCGCGACTCGGCTCTTCCGGCCAGCTAGGCCCTGGCATGGGGTCTGTGTTCGCGTCGGCGTCGATGCACGAGGTGTGCGGTGACCACGGCGCCAAGCAGGCACTAGTCTGCCTAGCCTTGGATCGAGCTTTGCTCGGTTCGGTGCCTGCATTTGGAGGCTCCGCGTGGTGTGGCAGCTTCTGTTCGTGGGCAGGCTGTGGCTTCCTCTTCTACATTGCTGGCGGAGGGCGTCTTGGTGGATTCCAGGCTATTGGGTGGGGGTGGTGACACAGCCGGTGAAAGCCGAGCTTCGGTTGCGGTCAAAGCCAACGACGGCAGTGCTTTGCACTGTCCCCTTGTTGAAGGCGTCGTGTTGCTGTGCTCGCCTTCTTGCCTGTCTGTGATGCTCCGGAGGAAACTTCGGCCCAGGTCTCCTGGGTTAGACGATGGTGGCGCTCAACGTCACATTCCCTCATGAGGGCCTCGTCTTGGAGCTTGGCTTGGCTACAGAGACCAGTGGTTGGAGGTGGTGCCGTTGATGTTTGTGGGGTGGCGGCTCGGTGGTGGTGGTGTGGCCGGCTCGGGGTCGACAGTTGTTTTGTGCTCTTCTTCGGTGGTGTTCGTGCGGAGTGCTTCTTGGTGCATCGACGGTGCAGTGTCGTGGTTTGGTCTGCTAGGCGATGCCCTTCGACTATGCTGGTGGCACACAGGTATCGTGGCATCGTCTCGGCCTCGCGTGCCCCTTCGAATGTGCCCCTCGACACAGGTGGTGTCGCGGCGTTGTGCAGTCTCGAATGCGCGGAGCCTTTCGATTGCGTCGACGATGCAGTGTCGTGGCTTGGACTCGGCTGGCCGATGCCGTTCGATTTCACTGACGGTGCTCTTTGGTGTGTTGTGTGGTGTTGAGTTCTCCCTCATTGTTCTCCTCTGTTACGTGTGTGGTCAGTGTGTTATTTTGCTTTATCTCTACTCCTTGTGCCCTCTGTACTTCTGGTTCACTTGAACCTATCTTGCGACGGGCTGCAAAGCCTTATAGGCAAAATGAATACAATTCAGGTGGggaatccccccccccccccccccccccccccccggcccccccccccccccccccccccggtgaaAATTCAAAAAAAGAAGATCAAGGAGATATTTATGGTGTAGTGATAAACCATGTGCACATTCACAACAAGGAGTTACCCACAGAGTTGTAGTACCTTGTATCCTTTTACAGCAGACTCCATTATGTCAATAGTATCAAATTTCCACCCATTATTTTGGGAATACTTCTCATACCTATAACATAGAAGAATCAAGTTAGTTAATAAGACAGACCAAGGGTCACAACAGACATTTGATCCGGCGAAACATGAACATCCACCCGACATTTTGAATATATCCATAGCAAACAAAGAAGCTTCTTCTCCTCCAGTTCCTGCAACAGTATATCATCGTCAACCACTACTGGCCTGATGAAAATGAGCAAACACAAGCAGGCAACTAAAAGGACGGATTATATTGATGGAGAGGGCAGGGTCTGTCTTACCTGCTCGCACCTCCAATATACAGTCCCTCTCATCAGCTTCATCTTTCGGAAGCAAAGTTCTGAACAACTCATGCTGCAGTCGTTTCTCCTCCTCAACAGCCTCAAGGAGCTCCTCAGCTGCCATTTCACGCATGTCTTTCTCTTCGACGGAGTTTGTCACCAAGGATGTCAATCCCTCAATTTCCTACTAACAATGAACAGACTGTTCACAACTTTTCATACCGTAAGTCGGACAACATACAACGTGATGGGATCTTCAccttctgctttgatcgcagctccTTGATCAATTCAATGGTGCTCTCCAGCTTGTGGAACTCCTTGTTAGCCCTCGAGTATTCCTCCGGTGAGGCAGCCGGCTGACTTCATTAACACCACACCCAAATCAAACCAAAGATAATCACAGTATGGCTGTGTTGGTTCTTACACTATTCTGTTTTGACACCTTACCGCCTTAGGAAGAAACAGAAGTGTACAAGAGGCATAAAGAGGAGGTCTTCCATCCGAAATTACCTGGTTGATTTGCTCCTGGAGGTATGCACTCTTCTGCTCTATCAATCTCATTCTCTGCTCCATGATCTGTACCAGGTTTGCAGGCAGC
Coding sequences within it:
- the LOC125547572 gene encoding peptide chain release factor 1, mitochondrial-like, with the translated sequence MQQQIRRCGAVAFAALRRVRHFPHPTVAAAAPPTAAWRRPCTPRLYSTADMSHQLPANLVQIMEQRMRLIEQKSAYLQEQINQPAASPEEYSRANKEFHKLESTIELIKELRSKQKEIEGLTSLVTNSVEEKDMREMAAEELLEAVEEEKRLQHELFRTLLPKDEADERDCILEVRAGTGGEEASLFAMDIFKMYEKYSQNNGWKFDTIDIMESAVKGYKEASGTISGPGVYGKLKFESGIHRVQRVPVTEKSGRVHTSAVSVAVLPQADEVDVQLRNEDLRIDTYRSGGSGGQSVNTTDSAVRITHLPTGTVVAIQDERSQHQNKAKALKVLRARLYELERHRLHADRSKLRSEQIGSGDRSERIRTYNFPQGRVTDHRVGVTHHSIVDVMEGESLDVFIEALLLQEEMDAIASFAS